The nucleotide sequence ATCGCGTAAATCATCTTCGTGTAGCATGGTACAAAGGTAGTCTTTTAGGCATATTAACGTTCATTATCTGACTTCCTTCCTGCCACAAAACGCTCTACATCTACGGTAAACTCATCCGGCTCAAAGCCCTTGGATGTCAGAAAGCGGTGCAATCTTGCCCTGAGGTTCCAATCATCCTCGTGGTAGTATTGACCGCTTTTACGTTCAATATGCTTTAACAAGGTTTGGCGGTACTCTTCGGGTTCAATCTCCTCCATGGCCGCACGCAAACTATAGTTACTCACCCTATGTTGTTTGAGTCCCTGTATAATTCGGATGCGGCCCCATCCCTTGATGCGGAATTTTCCGCTGGCGTAGGCGCGGGCAAAGCGTTCTTCATTGAGGTAATTATCGGATACCAGAGCGGCCACAAACGCGTCCAGTTCCTCTCCATACCAGCCCCAGCTTCTGAGTTTCCGAACCACCTCAATGTGTGAGCGCTCCTGATAGTCGCACCAGGCGCGCATGCGGGTCAGCGTTTCTTCGCGGCTGTATTTGCGTTTTACAGACACAGCTTCGAAGATAGAACAATAAAGAGGGTGAAAAAAAATCAGATTTCAATTTCCTGCTGGGCCTCATCAAAGAATCGGTACTCCAGAAATTGAAAGGCGGTGTTTGGGCAAAACACAACAGGCAGCTTGTACTTGAAGCGCCATTTGAGCTCTGTTGAAATCATGCCCTTTTTGAAATAGGCTGCGAGAAACGGACTGCAGTGAATTTCAATGCGACGTGGCTTGCGTTCCTCGAGAATCAGTCTGAGGTTGTTTTCTATTTCATCGGGAACAAGCAGCGTGGACTCTACTTTACCTGTACCTGAGCAAGTTGGGCATTGCTCACGGGTTTCAATATTGGTTTCGGGGCGCACCCGCTGCCGGGTGATTTCCACCACACCGAATTTACTGGGTGGCAACACATTGTGCTTGGCCCGGTCAATACTCATGTACTCTTTGAGCTTTTCGTAAAGCTCTTTTTGATTGGCCCGATCCTGCATATCGATAAAATCCACCACGATAATACCCCCCATATCTCTCAGACGGAGGATTCGTGCCAGCTCTTTGGCCGATTCGAGATTGGTTTCAAGCGCATTCTGCTCCTGGTTTTTATCGACACCTTTGCGGTTACCGCTGTTCACGTCCACCACGTGCATGGCTTCAGTGTGTTCAATAATCAAATAGCCCCCACTGGGGATATTGACCTGCCGACCAAAAGAGAGCTTGATTTGCTTTTGAACGTTGTAGTACTCAAAGATGTCTGTTTTACCACGATAGAGCTTTACGATTTTCTCGTGATCGGGTGAAATTTTGCGCAGGTAGGTTTTAATTTCCTCTGCCATTTCGGGGCTGTTTACCCGAATGTTGCTGAACTCCTTGTTGAGCAGGTCGCGCAAAACAGCACTGGTTTTGTTGATCTCGCCCAGTACGCGTTTAACCGGTTTGGCCGGCATCAGATTTTTGTGAAGCTGTTTCCACCGCTCGTATGAATTATTGAGATCGGCGTCGAGTTGTGCCACCTTTTTGTTCTCGGCAACGGTGCGAATAATTACACCAAAATTCTTAGGCTTAATACTCTGCATCAAGCGCTTAAGACGAGTTCGCTCTTTGGGATCGGTGATTTTCTGCGAGATGGAAATCTTGGAGGAGAAAGGCACCAGAATGAGATACCTGCCGGCAATGGTAATTTCAGCGGTAAGTCGGGGCCCTTTGGTAGAGATAGGTTCTTTGGCTACCTGCACCAGTATATGCTGACCACCGGAGAGCTGATCCTTGATTTTGCCGTTTTTGTCAATATCCGGCTCCTGCTTGAAGTTGGCGAGGTCGGCAGAGTTGAATTTCCGGGCCTGCACCTGTTTTACCCAGGTATTCATGGAGCTGAATTGCTGCCCCAGGTCGAGGTAATGCAGGAAGGCATCTTTGGAGTAGCCCACATCTACAAAAGCAGCATTGAGGTTAGGAATAACCTTTTTCACCTTACCCAAATAGATGTCACCGACCGCGAATTCCGGATTGGTTTTTTCGCGATGTAACTCTACGAGCTGCTTATCTTCAAGGAGCGCAAGCTGCGTATCCTTGGAGTTTGCATCGATGATTAGTTCAAATGACAAGATAGCCAATGGTTAAGCGGCAAACACGCATACATATGCAGCCACTGTTGATACCAAATTGAGGGAGTACCGAAAAGGAGAAGGGCAGACAAATCCATCCGCCAACGAAGACATTACTTCTTCTTCTTGTGCCGGTTTTTACGCAGGCGCTTTTTGCGCTTGTGCGTGGCCATCTTGTGTCGTTTTCTTTTCTTACCGCTAGGCATAACTAAAATATTTTAACTGTTAACGTTTGAGTTCATCAATGAACTCCTCTACTCTTTCTTTAACAGTTGGATCTTCTACATCCTGGAGGTAACGCTCAAAGCATTCAATCGCTTTTTCCGGATTTTCGAGGGTGGCGTAGGTTTTTCCCAAATAGAAAATGGCGTCTGGAAATTTCTTCTCGGTGTCGAGTTCAACGACTTTACTAAACCGCTCTGCGGCTTTTTCGTACTGTCCTGATTGGACAGAAAAATGAGCCAGATGCCAATGCGCCTCTACCCTGTTAGGATTTTCTTCGAGAATTTCCCGAAGCATCAAAATCCCCTGCATGGGATTGCTACCATCATGCACCAGTGCTACAGCCTGATTGATTTTTTGTTCAATCGGGTCTGTTTTGCTTGCCTCCAGCTTTTTGGCTTCGAGCCGAGCTTGCTTTGGGAGGCGAGGTGCCAGTATTAAAAGAACTACTAAAAAAAGAGCAGCCAAAAGTACAACAATTTGTGTTTGCTTTTGGCTGCTCATGGATAAATCTCAAAAAAGAAGCTTACTTCTTCTTTTTCACTTTGGTACGTACTCTTTCAACAAACACTTTAGCAGGTTTGAATGCCGGAATAAAGTGCTCGGGGATGATAATAGTGGTGTTTTTCGAGATATTTCGGCCGGTTTTCTTAGCGCGCTTCTTCACGATAAAGCTACCAAAACCACGCAGGTACACGTTTTCTCCTTTTTCCAAAGAATTTTTGATAGACGACATCATGGTCTCTACGGTAGCCTGAACAGCTACTTTCTCGATTCCGGTCTTCTCAGAAATTTCACTCACCAAATCTGCTTTAGTCATAACAATTAAGCTTTAATTAGTTCACAAATGATTCGTTTCGATGGCAAATATAGAGCAAGCCTTGTAACCCGCAACATAATTTCGATTAACTTTGGATTCTAGGCACTTAAACCCTGTTTTCTTTCTACCAATGAATATAACCCCCGCCCTAAACGATTGGTATTCAAAAAATAAACGCCAACTTCCATGGCGAAACTCTCCCACACCCTACAACATCTGGCTGTCGGAAATGATTATGCAGCAAACCCGAATAGCTCAGGGCTTACCGTATTATCTCCGCTTTAAGAAGGCCTTTCCCTCCATTAAAGACCTGGCAGAGGCCGATGAGCGCGATGTAATGCAGCTTTGGCAAGGACTCGGGTACTATCGCAGAGCGCG is from Cryomorphaceae bacterium and encodes:
- a CDS encoding integration host factor subunit beta, with protein sequence MTKADLVSEISEKTGIEKVAVQATVETMMSSIKNSLEKGENVYLRGFGSFIVKKRAKKTGRNISKNTTIIIPEHFIPAFKPAKVFVERVRTKVKKKK
- a CDS encoding RecX family transcriptional regulator, producing the protein MSVKRKYSREETLTRMRAWCDYQERSHIEVVRKLRSWGWYGEELDAFVAALVSDNYLNEERFARAYASGKFRIKGWGRIRIIQGLKQHRVSNYSLRAAMEEIEPEEYRQTLLKHIERKSGQYYHEDDWNLRARLHRFLTSKGFEPDEFTVDVERFVAGRKSDNER
- a CDS encoding Rne/Rng family ribonuclease; this translates as MSFELIIDANSKDTQLALLEDKQLVELHREKTNPEFAVGDIYLGKVKKVIPNLNAAFVDVGYSKDAFLHYLDLGQQFSSMNTWVKQVQARKFNSADLANFKQEPDIDKNGKIKDQLSGGQHILVQVAKEPISTKGPRLTAEITIAGRYLILVPFSSKISISQKITDPKERTRLKRLMQSIKPKNFGVIIRTVAENKKVAQLDADLNNSYERWKQLHKNLMPAKPVKRVLGEINKTSAVLRDLLNKEFSNIRVNSPEMAEEIKTYLRKISPDHEKIVKLYRGKTDIFEYYNVQKQIKLSFGRQVNIPSGGYLIIEHTEAMHVVDVNSGNRKGVDKNQEQNALETNLESAKELARILRLRDMGGIIVVDFIDMQDRANQKELYEKLKEYMSIDRAKHNVLPPSKFGVVEITRQRVRPETNIETREQCPTCSGTGKVESTLLVPDEIENNLRLILEERKPRRIEIHCSPFLAAYFKKGMISTELKWRFKYKLPVVFCPNTAFQFLEYRFFDEAQQEIEI